A single Pedobacter sp. PACM 27299 DNA region contains:
- a CDS encoding S66 peptidase family protein, whose product MNRKHFLSSMLTAGLTIPVQAAFGSGAEFLNDAVIQPAYLKTGDTIGITSPAGFITTPEILPAIAMIESWGFKVKIGKTIDKRDFTMGGTDQERAADLQEMMDNPEIKAIMCARGGYGLVRIIDLLNFDRFRQKPKWIIGFSDVTVLHCHLNRQYGVASIHSKMCNSFPTDPALADAVQLETISSIRKVLKGENLQYQGPFLEINKPGKASAELVGGNLSIIETMAGTKSDLQTAGKILFVEDTGEYLYRLDRMFWNLKRTGKLDQLAGLMIGGFKVKPDDPREEFGKTIYDIVLEKVKSYGYPVAFDFPVGHQKNNFALKCGVKHSLEVGPNGSRLAALS is encoded by the coding sequence ATGAATAGGAAACATTTTCTCTCTTCCATGTTGACTGCAGGATTAACCATTCCTGTTCAGGCTGCTTTTGGATCCGGTGCTGAATTTCTAAATGATGCGGTAATACAGCCAGCTTACTTGAAAACAGGAGATACCATTGGCATCACCAGTCCGGCCGGATTTATAACCACTCCAGAAATTTTACCGGCTATTGCAATGATAGAAAGCTGGGGCTTTAAAGTGAAAATTGGGAAAACAATAGATAAAAGGGATTTTACGATGGGAGGGACAGATCAGGAGCGGGCTGCTGACCTTCAGGAAATGATGGACAATCCAGAAATTAAGGCCATTATGTGTGCGAGAGGGGGCTATGGCCTGGTTAGAATCATTGACCTGCTGAATTTTGATCGCTTTCGGCAAAAGCCAAAATGGATCATTGGCTTTAGTGATGTAACCGTTTTACACTGCCATTTAAACCGCCAGTACGGAGTAGCTTCCATACATTCAAAAATGTGTAACTCTTTCCCTACAGATCCAGCGCTGGCAGATGCTGTACAGCTGGAAACCATTTCATCGATCAGAAAAGTCCTTAAAGGTGAAAATCTCCAATATCAAGGTCCATTCCTGGAGATCAATAAACCCGGCAAGGCTTCCGCTGAGCTTGTTGGTGGAAACCTCAGCATCATTGAAACGATGGCCGGCACGAAATCGGACCTCCAGACTGCCGGTAAAATTCTATTTGTAGAAGATACAGGAGAATACCTATACCGACTGGACCGCATGTTCTGGAACCTCAAAAGAACCGGTAAATTAGATCAGCTGGCCGGTTTGATGATCGGAGGCTTCAAAGTAAAGCCCGATGATCCAAGGGAAGAATTCGGAAAGACGATCTACGACATCGTATTGGAGAAAGTAAAATCCTATGGATATCCAGTAGCTTTCGATTTTCCTGTAGGACATCAAAAAAACAATTTCGCCCTGAAATGCGGCGTAAAACATAGCCTGGAAGTAGGGCCTAATGGAAGCCGTCTGGCGGCTTTAAGTTAA